In Erigeron canadensis isolate Cc75 chromosome 7, C_canadensis_v1, whole genome shotgun sequence, one DNA window encodes the following:
- the LOC122608271 gene encoding plant UBX domain-containing protein 10-like translates to MSNPLDTLEATCTGLVRRMVRLPRTISRAVDQGLNIMKAEERRTNSHHFQPPNVPFQQNHHQPLYQPFPQHFQPDLGFLAGFEQQYGLVHPFFYSCRFIEVLKMSQNEHKLVFLYLHSPDHPFTPPFCKNTLCSEVVVEFLDANFVSWGGLADRSEGLHLATTFRPASFPFCAIVAPSLDDNLDVLQQMEGPVTSEEIVEALQTTLEEHGLAFGNTRAKEEEKRRADIRLRQEQDAAYSASLQADQEKEKKLEKKQKKPQHIANAKNAKILLRFPNGDRKEQIFSCIEKIEAIYKFIDSLGIPGVGRNYKLVSSFPRKVYGVDHMGITLNDAGFYPEITLYIELD, encoded by the exons ATGTCCAATCCACTTGACACGTTGGAAGCCACATGTACTGGGCTAGTGCGCAGAATGGTTCGCCTCCCACGAACCATTTCACGAGCAGTAGACCAAGGACTAAACATCATGAAAGCTGAAGAAAGGAGAACAAACAGCCACCATTTCCAGCCACCAAATGTGCCTTTCCAACAGAACCACCACCAGCCTCTATACCAGCCCTTTCCACAACATTTTCAACCGGATTTGGGGTTTCTAGCCGGTTTTGAGCAACAATATGGGCTTGTGCACCCATTTTTTTACTCGTGTAGGTTCATAGAGGTTCTAAAGATGTCTCAAAATGAACACAAGTTAGTGTTCTTGTACTTGCACTCACCTGACCACCCTTTTACACCACCTTTTTGTAAGAATACTTTGTGTTCTGAGGTGGTCGTTGAGTTTCTTGATGCAAACTTTGTGTCATGGGGCGGCCTTGCTGATAGAAGTGAGGGCTTGCATCTGGCCACGACATTTAGACCAGCCAGTTTTCCATTTTGTGCAATTGTGGCCCCTAGTCTAGATGACAATTTAGACGTCTTACAACAA atggAAGGGCCAGTGACCTCCGAGGAAATAGTTGAGGCACTACAGACAACACTGGAGGAACATGGACTGGCATTCGGTAACACAAGggcaaaagaagaagaaaagagaagggCTGATATTCGGTTGAGACAAGAACAAGACGCCGCTTATTCTGCATCTCTCCAAGCCGATCAG gagaaagagaaaaaactagaaaagaaacaaaagaaacctCAACATATTGCCAATGCTAAAAATGCCAAG ATACTACTAAGATTTCCAAATGGAGATAGGAAAGAACAAATTTTCTCGTGCATCGAAAAAATTGAAGCCATTTACAAGTTCATTGATTCACTAGGCATCCCAGGAGTAGGTAGAAACTACAAACTTGTATCAAGTTTTCCTAGAAAAGTTTATGGCGTTGATCATATGGGAATAACTCTCAATGATGCTGGATTTTACCCTGAAATAACTCTATATATTGAGCTTGATTAG
- the LOC122608721 gene encoding ankyrin repeat-containing protein ITN1-like, with protein sequence MAASFGKHDMVRYLYSNYQNLTSHSWTHEKQGWLLLKCVEANLFDVALQICTDHPELATNGSVLSLLARKRGAFYVIRPNIICRFMRSIFHHMVDIPDKENHALRLLRFILTEIGKLPMAKFDDIIMGPPDETDEGKKQTGCEKEMKETLLQSTLSGDVAKMSDNISNQVKINGADNTTTSKDANKRYSSPVLFVAAEIGNTEFVVEVIKQYPHLVTEVNENNQSIFHVAVLNGHEGIYKLLYEMGSINELIVAREDKNGNNMLHLVGRSSASKRLQNIQGVGLRLNPELLWFKEIETLIPPCLREKKNVVGLTPYEAFMNSNKDLFSKGEKWMKEIAAQLMVVAALIATISFAALFTFPGGYDQLTGLPIFLPKFHFKVFIICDSFSFICSTNSILMVLSILGSKYDEYDFLVSLSKRLIICLASVFISIVTLSIAFLINTFLLYTTYYHWMPVLISVLTCIGYAIFVFSNYHLLGRYMRGFRMLYETGASARKFHSD encoded by the exons ATGGCTGCTTCATTTGGAAAGCATGATATGGTGAGGTATCTGTACAGTAATTATCAGAATCTGACCAGTCATTCATGGACACATGAGAAACAGGGTTGGCTTCTTCTGAAATGTGTCGAGGCTAATCTATTTG ATGTCGCATTACAAATTTGTACTGATCATCCTGAACTGGCTACAAATGGGAGTGTACTCAGCCTACTGGCTCGAAAACGTGGTGCATTCTATGTTATAAGACCTAATATAATATGTAGATTCATGCGCTCAA TCTTTCATCATATGGTAGATATTCCTGACAAAGAAAATCATGCCTTGCGTTTACTACGATTCATTTTGACAGAGATTGGGAAATTGCCAATGGCTAAATTTGATGACATAATAATGGGGCCACCCGATGAGACAGACGAAGGGAAAAAACAAACAGGttgtgaaaaagaaatgaaagaaaCATTACTGCAAAGTACCCTTTCAGGAGATGTTGCAAAAATGTCTGATAATATTTCTAATCAAGTCAAAATAAATGGGGCTGATAACACGACCACTTCAAAAGATGCAAATAAAAGGTACTCTTCCCCAGTATTATTTGTTGCTGCTGAAATAGGTAACACTGAATTTGTAGTAGAGGTCATCAAGCAATATCCACATCTAGTTACAGAGGTGAATGAAAATAACCAAAGTATATTCCATGTTGCTGTCTTAAATGGTCATGAAGGCATATACAAACTCTTATATGAGATGGGCTCAATCAACGAGTTGATAGTTGCTCGTGAGGACAAAAATGGGAACAATATGTTGCATTTAGTTGGGAGGAGTTCTGCTTCTAAGAGACTACAGAACATCCAAGGGGTGGGTTTGCGATTGAATCCAGAACTATTATGGTTCAAG GAAATAGAGACCTTAATACCTCCTTGTCTTCGAGAAAAGAAGAACGTGGTAGGTCTAACACCCTATGAAGCATTTATGAACAGCAACAAAGATTTATTTTCCAAAGGCGAAAAGTGGATGAAAGAAATAGCTGCTCAACTAATGGTGGTTGCAGCACTCATAGCCACTATCTCATTTGCAGCATTGTTTACTTTTCCAGGTGGCTATGATCAGTTAACTGGTCTTCCTATCTTCCTcccaaaatttcattttaaagtTTTCATTATATGTGACAGTTTCTCATTTATATGCTCTACAAATTCAATCCTTATGGTCTTATCAATCCTGGGATCTAAGTATGACGAATATGACTTCTTAGTATCACTATCCAAAAGGCTGATAATATGTCTAGCATCAGTTTTCATCTCTATAGTAACCCTTAGCATTGCTTTTCTTATCAACACTTTCTTATTATATACAACTTATTATCATTGGATGCCGGTTCTTATCAGCGTTTTAACTTGCATTGGGTATGCAATTTTTGTCTTCTCAAATTATCATCTCCTAGGTCGCTATATGCGTGGCTTTAGAATGCTTTACGAAACAGGTGCTTCTGCTAGGAAGTTTCATTCGGATTGA